One window from the genome of Streptomyces sp. NBC_00287 encodes:
- a CDS encoding NAD(P)/FAD-dependent oxidoreductase — translation MKHRIVVLGAGYAGAYVAGNLARRLSPQDTEITVVNAEPDFVQRMRLHQLAAGREIEAPKLVDVFAGTGIRLRLARVTAVDPERQVVAVADGDGGGEFGYDTLLYALGSQGDDHGVPGVAEHAFDVAARPSARRLRERLDQLGGRGESANVVIVGDGLTGIETATEIAEARPGLSVALIARGELGTRLSAGARDHLRRACDRLGITVLENTEVEAVEAARVLCADGTALAADATVWTAGFMVSPLAAAGGLEVTENGRIIVDRTMRSVSHPNVYAVGDSVYAIGDNGRPLPMSCGSAGYTGRQAVEAIVGHLTGREIANTKLVYEGNHISLGQRDGILQMVDHEGRAKPKYMGGRKALRIKAVVLRGSLWATSHPTFGLPKRKRRLAAAPSDAATPSNASAEKRVAA, via the coding sequence ATGAAGCACCGCATCGTCGTCCTCGGCGCCGGCTATGCCGGGGCCTACGTGGCCGGGAACCTGGCCCGTCGGCTGTCTCCGCAGGACACCGAGATCACCGTGGTCAATGCCGAGCCGGACTTCGTCCAGCGCATGCGGCTGCACCAGTTGGCGGCCGGCCGGGAGATCGAGGCTCCGAAGCTCGTCGACGTCTTCGCGGGCACGGGGATACGGCTGCGGCTGGCCCGTGTCACCGCCGTCGACCCCGAGCGTCAGGTCGTCGCCGTGGCCGACGGCGACGGCGGCGGCGAGTTCGGCTACGACACCCTGCTCTACGCGCTCGGCAGCCAGGGCGACGATCACGGCGTCCCCGGCGTGGCCGAGCACGCGTTCGACGTCGCCGCCCGGCCCTCGGCGCGGCGCCTGCGCGAGCGCCTGGACCAGTTGGGCGGGCGGGGTGAAAGCGCGAACGTGGTGATCGTCGGCGACGGGCTGACCGGTATCGAGACCGCCACCGAGATCGCCGAGGCCCGGCCCGGCCTGTCGGTGGCGCTGATCGCCCGCGGCGAGCTGGGCACCCGGCTCTCCGCCGGTGCCCGCGACCACCTGCGCCGGGCCTGCGACCGGCTGGGCATCACTGTCCTGGAGAACACCGAGGTCGAAGCCGTCGAAGCGGCGCGGGTGCTGTGCGCCGACGGCACCGCCCTGGCGGCCGACGCGACCGTGTGGACCGCCGGGTTCATGGTCAGCCCCCTCGCCGCCGCCGGCGGTCTTGAGGTCACCGAGAACGGTCGGATCATCGTCGATCGCACCATGCGGTCGGTCTCGCACCCGAACGTCTACGCCGTCGGTGACAGCGTCTACGCCATCGGTGACAACGGTCGGCCGCTGCCGATGTCCTGCGGTTCGGCCGGCTACACCGGACGGCAGGCCGTCGAGGCGATCGTGGGACACCTGACCGGCCGCGAGATCGCGAACACCAAGCTGGTCTACGAGGGCAACCACATCAGCCTCGGGCAGCGGGACGGGATCCTGCAGATGGTCGACCACGAAGGGCGGGCGAAGCCGAAGTACATGGGCGGCCGGAAGGCGCTGCGGATCAAGGCGGTCGTCCTCAGGGGGTCGCTGTGGGCGACCTCGCACCCGACCTTCGGCCTGCCCAAGCGCAAGCGCCGCCTGGCCGCCGCCCCGTCGGACGCCGCCACCCCGTCAAACGCCTCCGCCGAGAAGCGCGTTGCCGCCTAG
- a CDS encoding sigma-70 family RNA polymerase sigma factor: MIRVDTATDRFDTSRFEASRNRLASLAYRLLGTATDAEDAVQDAFLHWQAADRQLIKVPEAWLTKVVTNLCLDRLRSAQVRRERTAGAWLPEPLLDGDPMLGPADTFEQRESVSLAVLTVMERLSPVERAVYVLREAFSYGHAEIAEILDITESASQQHLHRARRRITAARRGGGEVDAASARRIVEEFLAAASSGRTERLVALLTDDAIAVSDGAGGTAEKLLRFDTPQRIAAVVRAGLKPTAAKRRLAGGTPAIHYAVVNGAPAILFVIGDRVIGSAMFDIADGRIATVHGIAAPARLARLTEAWRRHEPDTPLIAEW, from the coding sequence GTGATCCGCGTGGACACCGCAACTGATCGCTTCGACACCAGCCGGTTCGAGGCCAGCCGTAACCGGCTGGCCTCGCTGGCCTACCGCCTGCTGGGCACCGCCACCGACGCCGAGGACGCCGTGCAGGACGCGTTCCTGCACTGGCAGGCCGCCGACCGGCAGCTGATCAAGGTGCCGGAGGCATGGCTGACCAAGGTCGTCACCAACCTGTGCCTGGACCGCCTGCGCTCGGCGCAGGTCCGCCGCGAACGCACCGCCGGCGCCTGGCTGCCCGAACCCCTCCTCGACGGCGACCCGATGCTCGGCCCGGCCGACACCTTCGAGCAGCGCGAATCGGTCTCCCTGGCCGTGCTGACCGTCATGGAGCGCCTGTCTCCCGTCGAGCGAGCTGTCTACGTCCTGCGCGAGGCGTTCTCCTACGGCCACGCCGAGATCGCCGAGATCCTCGACATCACCGAGTCCGCGAGCCAGCAGCACCTGCACCGGGCCCGGCGCCGTATCACCGCCGCGCGCCGCGGCGGCGGCGAGGTCGACGCGGCATCCGCCCGCAGGATCGTCGAGGAGTTCCTCGCCGCCGCCTCCTCGGGCCGCACCGAGCGGCTGGTGGCGCTGCTCACGGACGACGCGATCGCCGTCTCCGACGGCGCCGGCGGCACGGCCGAGAAGCTGCTGCGGTTCGACACTCCGCAGCGCATCGCCGCCGTCGTACGGGCCGGCCTCAAACCCACGGCCGCGAAGCGGCGACTGGCCGGCGGCACGCCCGCCATCCACTACGCGGTCGTCAACGGTGCGCCAGCCATTCTCTTCGTGATCGGTGACCGGGTCATCGGTTCCGCGATGTTCGACATCGCCGACGGCAGGATCGCGACCGTGCACGGCATCGCCGCCCCGGCCCGCCTCGCCCGCCTCACCGAGGCCTGGCGGCGGCACGAACCGGACACGCCGCTCATCGCCGAGTGGTGA
- a CDS encoding TetR/AcrR family transcriptional regulator, with protein sequence MESTSRSAFDRGPTGSAVLRESVTETIRRAVFEELAETGYARMSMEAVTRRARVGKAALYRRWPAKEAMVVELVSEAAAAHLPETAGSGSLHDDVERFVRDTMADLHHPLVGRIIPDLVAESARNPSLRDALHEAVLAPRRAAVATLVRQAVDRGELPADIDMALAVDLFGAPLYFRMLAVGGPTDDAYVTRLTHAVLAALAASR encoded by the coding sequence GTGGAGTCGACCAGCCGGAGCGCGTTCGACCGCGGGCCCACGGGCTCGGCGGTACTGCGGGAGTCCGTGACCGAGACGATCAGACGGGCCGTGTTCGAGGAACTGGCCGAGACCGGGTACGCCCGGATGTCGATGGAGGCCGTCACCCGCCGGGCCCGCGTCGGCAAAGCGGCCCTCTACCGCCGCTGGCCCGCCAAGGAGGCGATGGTGGTCGAGCTGGTCTCCGAGGCCGCCGCCGCACACCTTCCCGAGACGGCCGGCTCCGGTTCACTCCACGACGACGTCGAACGCTTCGTCCGGGACACCATGGCCGACCTCCACCACCCGCTCGTCGGCCGGATCATCCCCGATCTGGTGGCCGAGTCGGCCCGCAACCCGTCCCTGCGCGACGCGCTCCACGAGGCGGTCCTCGCCCCCCGGCGCGCGGCGGTGGCGACGCTGGTGCGCCAGGCGGTGGACCGCGGCGAACTTCCCGCCGACATCGACATGGCTCTCGCCGTCGACCTCTTCGGCGCCCCGCTCTACTTCAGGATGCTCGCGGTGGGCGGCCCCACCGACGACGCCTACGTCACCCGCCTCACCCACGCCGTCCTCGCGGCGCTCGCGGCCAGCCGGTGA
- a CDS encoding alpha/beta hydrolase family protein, with translation MRFLFDDTAFSFQALRTAGHAAHGGADLGEVLATCQHIPDSDEEAWCSAWTAVAERLHRIGDEALGAGHRVSAREAYLRASNYYRTADFFRVEDRESDAESDRLAGNSRQTFARAAELFDTPVLPLEIPYEDTTLPGYLFLADGTGSPQPTVIHHGGYDSTLEELYFMVGGGALRRGYHVLAFEGPGQQSVRREQGLVFRPDWEHVVAPVVDHALSRPDVDPDKLVLFGTSFGGLLAARAAAFEDRIAACVLHNGIYDFCELPLRAIPPFLGEWVTDGRDDVAGPALAVTMAQSTRVRWFLRHAMWVFGAKTPAEALRACAPYNLDHVAEHITCATLVLDAENDVICCGEAQRVHDALRCAKDLMVFTAAEGAGEHCQEGAALRFHQRVFDWLDERLGRI, from the coding sequence ATGAGGTTCCTCTTCGACGACACGGCGTTCTCCTTCCAGGCGCTGCGCACGGCCGGGCATGCCGCTCATGGGGGCGCGGATCTGGGTGAGGTCCTGGCTACCTGTCAGCACATCCCCGACAGTGACGAGGAAGCCTGGTGCAGCGCGTGGACCGCAGTCGCCGAACGCCTGCACCGCATCGGTGACGAGGCGCTGGGCGCCGGCCACCGGGTCAGCGCCCGCGAGGCCTATCTGCGGGCCTCGAACTACTACCGGACCGCGGACTTCTTCCGCGTCGAGGACCGCGAGTCCGACGCCGAGTCGGACCGCCTCGCCGGCAACTCGCGGCAGACGTTCGCCCGGGCGGCAGAGCTGTTCGACACGCCCGTGCTGCCCTTGGAGATCCCTTACGAGGACACCACCCTGCCGGGGTATCTGTTCCTCGCGGACGGCACGGGCAGCCCGCAGCCCACCGTCATCCACCACGGCGGCTACGACTCGACCCTGGAAGAGCTCTACTTCATGGTGGGCGGCGGGGCGCTGCGCCGCGGTTACCACGTGCTCGCCTTCGAAGGACCCGGCCAGCAGTCCGTCCGGCGGGAGCAGGGACTGGTCTTCCGCCCGGACTGGGAACACGTGGTCGCGCCCGTGGTGGACCACGCCTTGTCCCGTCCGGATGTGGACCCTGACAAGCTGGTGCTCTTCGGCACCAGCTTCGGCGGACTGCTGGCCGCCCGGGCCGCCGCCTTCGAGGACCGGATCGCCGCCTGCGTCCTGCACAACGGCATCTACGACTTCTGCGAACTCCCGCTGCGGGCCATTCCGCCCTTCCTCGGCGAGTGGGTGACGGACGGCCGGGACGACGTGGCCGGCCCCGCCCTCGCCGTCACCATGGCCCAGAGCACACGGGTGCGCTGGTTCCTGCGGCACGCCATGTGGGTCTTCGGCGCCAAGACACCGGCGGAGGCGCTGCGCGCCTGCGCCCCGTACAACCTCGACCACGTCGCCGAGCACATCACCTGCGCCACGCTCGTCCTCGACGCCGAGAACGACGTGATCTGCTGCGGTGAGGCCCAGCGGGTGCACGACGCGCTGCGCTGCGCGAAGGACCTGATGGTGTTCACCGCCGCCGAAGGGGCCGGCGAACACTGCCAGGAAGGCGCGGCGCTCCGCTTCCATCAGCGGGTCTTCGACTGGCTCGACGAACGGCTGGGCCGCATATGA
- a CDS encoding MFS transporter: MTLEAESRPAEADGTRRRARTVLAVLALFIVINAADKAVLGLTAGPIKDELDLTATEFGTIASGFYLLFSLSAVSVGFLGDRIRPRPLLAVLALVWAAAQLPILLPAAGFGALVATRVMLGAGEGPGYPLANYTAFTWYPEKRRALPSAVVVAGGAGGSVLAAPLVILVSETLGWRAAFGLLGAAGLLWTVLWLRLGGGGPYTARLGPGDEPSAVNDAVPFWRVVTTGTWLGATLSTFAVMWTLALGFAWVPLYLEEQAGFSDAEISAIVGLPALSMAVLVLSAGALAHRLLRRGVSARIAQGLLGALLPLLAGVCLLLMTRAAPAALMLPLLVVAFSAGNGQTPLTNAAIADICPPGRRSAALGLSYALAALSSLLAPYVTGRIIDAAPNEAIGYGRAFDLAAWLLITGAALSVLLIRPDRDARVLLGHTAPKPTASAATAEPSAKE, translated from the coding sequence ATGACCCTGGAGGCCGAAAGCCGGCCGGCCGAGGCGGACGGTACCCGGCGCCGGGCCCGCACCGTCCTGGCCGTGCTGGCGCTCTTCATCGTGATCAACGCCGCCGACAAGGCCGTACTCGGACTGACCGCGGGCCCCATCAAGGACGAACTCGACCTGACGGCCACCGAGTTCGGGACCATCGCCAGCGGCTTCTATCTGCTGTTCAGCCTCTCCGCCGTCTCGGTCGGCTTTCTCGGCGACCGCATCCGCCCCCGGCCCCTGCTCGCCGTGCTCGCCCTGGTCTGGGCGGCGGCGCAACTGCCGATCCTCCTCCCCGCCGCCGGATTCGGCGCGCTCGTCGCGACCCGGGTGATGCTGGGCGCGGGTGAGGGGCCGGGCTATCCGCTGGCCAACTACACCGCCTTCACCTGGTACCCGGAGAAGCGGCGCGCGCTGCCCTCGGCCGTCGTGGTCGCGGGCGGCGCGGGCGGCAGCGTCCTGGCCGCCCCGCTGGTCATCCTGGTCAGTGAAACCCTCGGCTGGCGGGCCGCGTTCGGCCTGCTCGGAGCGGCGGGCTTACTGTGGACGGTGCTGTGGCTGCGGCTCGGCGGGGGTGGGCCGTACACCGCCCGGCTGGGGCCCGGGGACGAACCGTCAGCGGTGAACGACGCGGTGCCCTTCTGGCGCGTCGTCACCACCGGTACCTGGCTGGGCGCCACCCTCTCCACCTTCGCAGTCATGTGGACCCTCGCGCTCGGGTTCGCCTGGGTGCCGCTCTACCTGGAGGAGCAGGCCGGGTTCAGCGACGCGGAGATCAGCGCGATCGTCGGCCTGCCCGCACTGTCGATGGCCGTGCTGGTGCTCAGCGCCGGGGCTCTCGCGCACCGGCTGCTGCGGCGCGGGGTAAGTGCCCGCATCGCCCAGGGGCTGCTCGGCGCGCTGCTGCCGCTGCTCGCCGGGGTGTGCCTGCTCCTGATGACCCGGGCCGCTCCCGCCGCTCTGATGCTGCCGCTGCTGGTGGTGGCGTTCTCCGCGGGCAACGGCCAGACCCCGCTGACCAACGCGGCGATCGCGGACATCTGCCCGCCGGGCCGACGCAGCGCGGCCCTCGGACTGTCGTACGCGCTCGCCGCCCTCTCCAGCCTGCTCGCCCCCTATGTCACCGGGCGGATCATCGACGCGGCGCCCAACGAGGCCATCGGCTACGGCCGGGCCTTCGACCTGGCCGCCTGGCTGCTGATCACCGGAGCCGCGCTCTCGGTGCTCCTGATCAGACCCGACCGGGACGCCCGGGTCCTGCTCGGACACACCGCCCCAAAGCCGACCGCGTCCGCCGCGACCGCAGAGCCCTCAGCGAAGGAGTGA
- a CDS encoding thiolase family protein produces MPVDIAVVEGARTPIGRYQGALRFLPAHRLGALVIQETVVRGGTELAAVDEVVLGCVGQVGPDAFNARRAALAAGLPVRTTAYNVNRLCGSGLQAIWSAAQSLTLGEADLVVAGGNESMTRQPLLDYSERAPDEVPGASTVDGTLSLVTDPFGHYPMGMTGEVVADRYGISRQRQDRWAAESQHRAEVAALEGRFLDQIVPVDTPDGIVERDEHPRPGTTAEKLAALPAVFAQNGTITAGNSAGINDGAAAVLLMRTADLAPGSTPLCRLRDTVVTALEPEIMGVAPTEAIRALLQRSDLTLDDIDVIELNEAFAAQVLAVMDGLKLDPDRVNPNGGAIALGHPIGATGAVLLLKAAHELRRTGGRFAVIALCIGGGQGIAALIENPGARR; encoded by the coding sequence ATGCCCGTAGACATCGCCGTCGTCGAGGGGGCCCGAACCCCGATCGGCCGGTACCAGGGCGCACTGCGCTTCCTCCCCGCCCACCGTCTCGGCGCTCTCGTGATCCAGGAGACGGTCGTCCGCGGCGGGACCGAACTCGCCGCCGTCGACGAGGTCGTCCTGGGCTGTGTCGGCCAGGTCGGCCCCGACGCCTTCAACGCCCGGCGTGCGGCCCTGGCCGCCGGGCTGCCCGTGCGGACCACCGCGTACAACGTCAACAGACTGTGCGGATCGGGTCTCCAGGCCATCTGGTCGGCCGCGCAGAGCCTCACGCTCGGCGAGGCGGACCTCGTCGTGGCCGGCGGCAACGAGTCGATGACCCGTCAGCCTCTGCTGGACTACAGCGAACGCGCCCCCGACGAAGTGCCCGGAGCGTCCACCGTCGACGGCACCCTCTCCCTGGTCACCGACCCCTTCGGGCACTACCCGATGGGCATGACGGGCGAAGTGGTGGCGGACCGGTACGGCATCTCCCGGCAGCGCCAGGACCGGTGGGCCGCCGAGAGCCAGCACCGGGCCGAAGTCGCCGCCCTTGAGGGGCGGTTCCTGGACCAGATCGTCCCCGTCGACACCCCGGACGGCATCGTCGAGCGGGACGAACACCCCCGGCCCGGCACGACGGCGGAGAAACTGGCAGCCCTGCCTGCCGTGTTCGCGCAGAACGGCACCATCACCGCCGGGAACTCCGCCGGCATCAACGACGGCGCCGCCGCCGTACTGCTGATGCGCACGGCCGACCTCGCCCCCGGCAGCACGCCGCTGTGCCGGCTGCGCGACACGGTGGTCACGGCCCTCGAACCGGAGATCATGGGCGTCGCCCCCACCGAGGCGATCCGCGCCCTGCTGCAGCGGAGCGACCTCACCCTCGACGACATCGACGTGATCGAGCTCAACGAGGCGTTCGCCGCCCAGGTCCTCGCCGTCATGGACGGACTCAAGCTCGACCCGGACCGGGTCAACCCCAACGGCGGCGCGATCGCCCTCGGCCACCCCATCGGCGCCACCGGAGCGGTACTGCTGCTCAAGGCCGCGCACGAACTGCGCCGCACCGGTGGCCGGTTCGCCGTGATCGCCCTGTGCATCGGCGGCGGCCAGGGCATCGCCGCACTGATCGAGAACCCGGGTGCCCGCCGATGA
- a CDS encoding AMP-binding protein has translation MSAYAWYPAREHTEHSNIAAFCRAHGVDGGYRALQARSVADPEWFWERAVPDIGIVWHEPPRRVRDDTGGIAFTRWFPGGRTNLVDSCLDRQIRQGRGGAPALRWEREDGTRGVLTYGEVATDSARVAGGLRELGVTVGDRVAAYLPPGPEAFVLLFACARIGAVLVPLFSGFGAEAIALRLADAEARVLVTATASVRHGRRYDMESAARKALEQVSCVRHLVVVPEGTTWPDPAAAEPAGTVSLAADTPFLLLHTSGTTGRPKGAVHTHGGFPAQVGSETRYNLDLRPDDVVFWVTDPGWIMFPLIAVGATLAGACVLAYEGAIDHPDPARLWRLLDDHEVTVFGSSPSLSRMLMGRHLPHPGAPARLRILGSTGEPWTEEAWHWYFAEFGGKRCPVINICGGTEVGGSLLASAPTLPQSPCAFAGPCLGIDAAVEDASGAEVPEGQVGELVVRQSWPGMTLGLWRSRQRFAQAYFGRRAGRWSHGDLVSRTGEEWFVHGRLDDVIKVAGKRLGPTEVEEAVLGDPAVGEAAAVGIPHPVKGEALWCFAVPAADGPLGAPECERIRGRVADALGSAFRPSRVIAVPQLPRTRNGKVMRRLIRDVVTGEKPSDLSTLVNPESLDALRTAVHHTPDH, from the coding sequence ATGAGCGCCTACGCCTGGTACCCGGCCCGCGAGCACACCGAGCACAGCAACATCGCGGCCTTCTGCCGCGCGCACGGTGTCGACGGCGGCTACCGAGCCCTGCAGGCCAGGTCCGTCGCCGACCCCGAATGGTTCTGGGAGCGGGCCGTGCCGGACATCGGCATCGTCTGGCACGAGCCCCCCAGGCGCGTCCGCGACGACACCGGAGGCATCGCGTTCACCCGCTGGTTCCCGGGCGGGCGCACCAACCTCGTGGACTCCTGCCTCGACCGCCAGATACGGCAGGGGCGCGGTGGCGCCCCCGCACTGCGCTGGGAGCGGGAGGACGGGACACGCGGAGTGCTCACCTACGGCGAAGTGGCCACGGACAGCGCCCGGGTGGCGGGCGGTCTGCGCGAGCTCGGAGTCACGGTCGGGGACCGGGTGGCCGCGTATCTGCCCCCGGGGCCCGAGGCCTTCGTCCTGCTCTTCGCGTGCGCGCGGATCGGCGCCGTCCTGGTACCGCTGTTCTCCGGTTTCGGAGCCGAGGCGATCGCGCTCCGGCTCGCCGATGCCGAGGCCCGGGTCCTGGTGACCGCGACCGCCTCCGTCCGGCACGGACGCCGGTACGACATGGAGAGCGCCGCCCGCAAGGCACTGGAGCAGGTCTCGTGCGTACGGCATCTCGTCGTCGTCCCGGAGGGCACGACCTGGCCCGATCCGGCCGCCGCCGAGCCCGCCGGAACCGTCTCACTCGCTGCCGACACCCCCTTCCTCCTGCTGCACACCTCCGGCACAACTGGCAGGCCCAAGGGCGCCGTCCACACCCACGGCGGCTTCCCGGCGCAAGTGGGCAGCGAGACGCGGTACAACCTCGACCTGCGGCCGGACGACGTCGTCTTCTGGGTGACCGACCCCGGCTGGATCATGTTCCCGCTCATCGCCGTCGGCGCCACCCTCGCCGGTGCCTGCGTCCTGGCGTACGAGGGCGCGATCGACCATCCGGACCCCGCCCGCCTGTGGCGGCTGCTCGACGACCACGAGGTCACCGTGTTCGGCAGCTCGCCCAGCCTGTCCCGCATGCTGATGGGCCGTCACCTGCCGCACCCGGGGGCACCCGCCCGGCTGCGGATCCTCGGCTCCACCGGCGAACCGTGGACCGAGGAGGCCTGGCACTGGTACTTCGCCGAGTTCGGCGGCAAACGCTGCCCGGTGATCAACATCTGCGGCGGCACCGAGGTCGGCGGCTCCCTGCTCGCCTCCGCGCCCACCCTGCCCCAGTCGCCCTGCGCCTTCGCGGGCCCGTGCCTGGGCATCGACGCGGCCGTCGAGGACGCCTCGGGCGCCGAGGTGCCCGAAGGGCAGGTCGGAGAGCTGGTCGTCCGGCAGTCGTGGCCGGGCATGACCCTGGGGCTGTGGCGGTCACGCCAACGGTTCGCCCAGGCCTACTTCGGCCGCAGGGCGGGCCGTTGGTCGCACGGGGACCTCGTCTCCCGTACCGGCGAGGAGTGGTTCGTCCACGGCCGGCTTGACGACGTCATCAAGGTGGCCGGCAAACGCCTCGGCCCCACCGAGGTGGAGGAGGCGGTCCTCGGCGACCCGGCCGTCGGAGAGGCGGCCGCGGTCGGCATACCGCACCCCGTCAAGGGCGAGGCGCTGTGGTGCTTCGCGGTCCCGGCGGCCGACGGGCCGCTCGGCGCACCGGAGTGCGAGCGGATCCGCGGGCGGGTCGCCGACGCGCTCGGCTCCGCGTTCCGGCCCAGCCGGGTGATCGCCGTGCCCCAGCTGCCCAGGACCCGCAACGGCAAGGTGATGCGGCGCCTGATCCGCGACGTGGTCACCGGCGAGAAGCCCAGCGACCTGTCCACCCTCGTCAACCCCGAGAGCCTCGACGCCCTGCGTACGGCCGTACATCACACCCCGGACCACTGA
- a CDS encoding MBL fold metallo-hydrolase, whose product MPTIDILLPGFALDTDQGYPAFCGVFLVRGPDAAGRPRNILVDAAHVGRRPFLWTALAEHGLSADDIDTVVLTHAHWDHVQNIDLFPSATLVLHPDERRYAHTPHANDWATPAWTGLLLEQLPVREVLDGEELIPGVAVLALPGHSPGSIGLVVDTEAGRATITGDALHFAYVATTGRNPLVFWDADQAEHSIRRILDVSDVIYPGHDRPFRLAPDGAIDYLAPFALTLTGIRPDTTGLGFADSSARPSWVMPGIQEQLALYEKNADDSRRRISRVPRVVRPVPAPRAAGPGSG is encoded by the coding sequence ATGCCGACGATCGACATCCTCCTGCCCGGCTTCGCCCTCGACACCGATCAGGGCTACCCCGCCTTCTGCGGAGTGTTCCTGGTCCGTGGCCCGGATGCCGCAGGACGGCCCCGGAACATCCTCGTCGACGCCGCCCACGTCGGCCGCCGCCCCTTCCTGTGGACCGCGCTCGCCGAGCACGGCCTGTCCGCCGACGACATCGACACCGTCGTCCTCACCCACGCCCACTGGGACCACGTACAGAACATCGACCTGTTCCCCAGCGCGACCCTGGTCCTCCACCCCGACGAGCGCCGGTACGCCCACACCCCGCACGCCAACGACTGGGCCACGCCCGCCTGGACGGGACTGCTGCTCGAACAGCTCCCCGTCCGCGAGGTGCTGGACGGCGAGGAACTCATCCCCGGCGTCGCCGTCCTCGCCCTGCCCGGACACTCGCCGGGCAGCATCGGCCTGGTCGTGGACACCGAGGCGGGGCGCGCCACGATCACCGGCGACGCCCTGCACTTCGCGTACGTCGCCACGACCGGGCGCAACCCCCTCGTCTTCTGGGACGCCGACCAGGCCGAGCACAGCATCAGGCGGATCCTCGACGTGTCCGACGTGATCTATCCGGGCCACGACCGCCCGTTCCGGCTCGCCCCGGACGGCGCCATCGACTACCTGGCGCCCTTCGCGCTCACCCTGACCGGGATACGGCCCGACACCACGGGGCTCGGCTTCGCCGACTCCTCGGCCCGGCCGTCGTGGGTCATGCCGGGCATCCAGGAACAGCTCGCGCTGTACGAGAAGAACGCCGACGACAGCCGGCGCCGGATCAGCCGGGTGCCGAGGGTGGTCCGACCGGTTCCGGCTCCCCGAGCAGCCGGGCCAGGGAGCGGTTGA